In the Pontibacillus sp. HMF3514 genome, GAAGTGTATGCTGACTGGGAGGAAGAAACCGATGAAAAAGTATTTATCCAGGGTGTCATTGACTTAATCATTCCAGGAGAAGATGGATGGATTATTCTTGACTACAAGACAGATCAAGTCCAGCAACCTATAACAGAACGAGTAAGTGATAAGCTTGTATCTCGATATAGTACCCAGCTTTCTTTATATGCCGAGGCACTTGAGCGTATATGGAACAAACCAGTTGAGGAAAAGTATTTATACTTCTTTAACGCTCCACTTTTAACGAAAGTAGATTGAGGTGCTCTATGAAGGATGAAACCTATTGTGAACTGTGCCGCCGCTCACCTATTGAAACAACGGAACATCATTTGATTCCAAGACAATTTGGTGGAGCAGAAGGACCTACCGCTCAATTATGTATTCCGTGTCATAAACAGGTGCATGCCTGGTTCACGAATGAAGAATTAGCCGGCTTTTACAATACTTTAGATCGACTAAAGGATCATCCAACGATGGAGAAGTACCTGAAATTTGTAAAGAAACAACCCACAGATAAAAAGATAACCATCAAAAAATCGAATCGGAAGAAGCGGAAATGATGAATAAGAACCTACTTTGACTTTGTCAGGGTAGGTTCTTGTGCATTCTATACTACACAACCAACACGCCTGGCTCACAGCCAGGCGTGTTTTCATATTTTAAGCATTTGCAATTGTTGGTTGATCTGCAATATCAGGATCGAATGGGTTCGTTGAACTGAATCCGTTATTCGTACAGATGAAATCTCCTGTATTTAAAGCTCCTGAACCGGCATTTGTCTTAGAGGAGCTTTTAGGGGAGACATAGAAAGAATCGCCAAAGTTCACGACTCCTCCGCCCACGCTATTAATTTTAAGAGGGCCTACAATAGATGGCATGATTATCACCTACCTAATCGAGAGGTTCTATGAATAGACTATGCAACGTAGATGTTATTGTTCATTTTCATCAGTGTGATCATCATTCTCTTCACGTAAAATTCGAAAGTGTTTCACCCTTGATTCAGCATCCAAGTATTCTAAATTTCCAACTTGAAGAATGGAAGATGAGGATATCCCTTCTATGTGTACGGACTTCACATCAATATAAGGGTTACAAGGTACGCGTTCTTGGTCAATAGTGATTTTCTTACTAAAGTAAGGGTATGGTTCAGTAAAAACCGGAAACTCATTAAATGGAAAGTCACGATCCGTAAATATGGCCCCTTCTTTTTGTACAGCTAATGCTCTTGAATTAGGCGTTGCTTCTACTGCATCTCCAATCTCAATGATTGAGCTATAAATTAATGAAATGACTCGAATATCTCCGACTCGTGATATGCGTTTATTCATGGTTTGTTTTCTCCTGAGTACGTTTTTCTTTACGAGCGAGAGGAACAAACGGACCGACAATTAATGATTCAGGAGGGGTGTCAAATATTGAGGATAACGATATGTGTTCATTATCGCCAATTAGAAAGACAGATGATGAAGACACCCCTGCGATTTGAATATTCCCCACATTTAGGCCGCAGTTATGCACTTCATACTTCATGGTGACTCATCTCCTTGTTTGGGTTGATTTTGTAAAAATTGATGAAGTGAACTATGGATTTCATTTTTCACCTCTTGAATGATCGCTTGCTTTTGTTCTTCTGTTACCATACCGTTTTCATAATCTCCTTGTTGCAGGTAATGGTTAACACGATCTCCAAGCTGTTTTTGTATATCGTTAAGAATAAATTGTTGATATGGTTCGTCAAATTGATGCCCGTAATCACGAGA is a window encoding:
- a CDS encoding HNH endonuclease; translation: MKDETYCELCRRSPIETTEHHLIPRQFGGAEGPTAQLCIPCHKQVHAWFTNEELAGFYNTLDRLKDHPTMEKYLKFVKKQPTDKKITIKKSNRKKRK
- a CDS encoding spore germination protein, with translation MPSIVGPLKINSVGGGVVNFGDSFYVSPKSSSKTNAGSGALNTGDFICTNNGFSSTNPFDPDIADQPTIANA
- a CDS encoding spore germination protein GerPE, with product MNKRISRVGDIRVISLIYSSIIEIGDAVEATPNSRALAVQKEGAIFTDRDFPFNEFPVFTEPYPYFSKKITIDQERVPCNPYIDVKSVHIEGISSSSILQVGNLEYLDAESRVKHFRILREENDDHTDENEQ
- a CDS encoding spore gernimation protein GerPD; the protein is MKYEVHNCGLNVGNIQIAGVSSSSVFLIGDNEHISLSSIFDTPPESLIVGPFVPLARKEKRTQEKTNHE